The genome window ACCAAAACCTTGTGGAGGTTCTGGAGAAGAACCCAGAACCGAAAACGGAAGCATCATTTTCCGTTTTATTGAGTTTCCAGCTTTTACAGTTCAGGAACATCAGACCAGGTTTCCCAGCTGGTCCCGACCTCCGAACCGGaccagagaaataaaaaaaagctaaaatcttGTGCGTGTTCTCAGCCGGCGTCCAGGTCCAGACGGTCCAGTTGAGGCTGCAGCGCCCCCTTCAGGAGAAGAAGAGTTCCTGGCAGAGGCGCTGCGTCTCCTCGGGACTCGACACCTCGTGGCCAACGGTCCGCGGGTCGCTGTAGATCTCAAAGTCGTTTCCTCCCTGCAGGGGAGcaaggagcagcaggaggtcagGGGTTCTGCAGAACCGGTCCAAACCGGACGACAGTTCAACCAGAACAGAATCAActagaaatttaaaatgtaaatttttcatAGATGACAATCATAGATGAGGTTCCAGCTCTGAAACCTCGTCTATACCTCTTTACTCTGAACCCTATAAAAACCCAAAAGACGTTCAGaatctgcagaggttctggttctgattccaCAGAACCCAGCAGCAGAACGTTCTGGGGAGACTACATACAACCCTGcacatggtggtggtggcagcatcatgctgtgtgaaGATGGGTGATATTATGGGATGGTTTATATCAGAGCAGGGTTAGgaaggcctagtcaaagtccagaatgagtgtgtgtggactttctgagctgctgcagagaaacagcagcagtttggcTGCAGAGGTCTGACCATAAAGGCAcaccacactttccagatttttgttttaaaaatgttgaatcgTTTTTGTTCTGTTGGTCTGAAGCTCAATAAGATCCGGTTGGAAGAAATGGCAACACCTTCAGGCCGAACCGAAGCGGACCTAAACCGGATCAGAcccggaccggaccggatcGGTTCGGACCTTTACTGCCAGGGCACCATCCGAACCTGCTACTCGGTGTTCTCACCGGTTTGGTTTTGTCTCCAAAGAAGTGGATGGTGGAGTAGTTGTCCTTGTCCACGATGTCCAGGCAGTAGCGCTTGTCCCAGCCGTCAGGGAAAACGTCGAAGCTGATCTGTCCTCCTGCAGAGGAACAACTGGATCGTCAGCCGATCCGGACCGGATCACCAGAAACCGGCCCGGATCGGTGGGCAGCGGACTCACCGATGGAAAACGACAGCCCCTTCCCTCTGAACTCCTCCTtcagcacagaaacaaacttctccCGGatcttttctctctgcaggaaACACACAAGCTGGTTTACGCTGCCGCAGCAGCGGGAACAGCAGCATGACGCAGATGCGGTTCTGACCTGGTCCAGCTCGTAGAACTCCTGGCGCTCCTCCTGGCTGCAGCTGCGTCCGATCGGAGAGACGTTCAGCATCCCGTTCCGGAACTCGATGAACGTACCTCTGAGGAGAAAGGCTAACCGTTAGCTTCCATTGGCTAACCGTTAGCTTCTACAGGCTAACCGTTAGCTTGTACGCGCTAACCGTCAGCTTCCACGGGCTAACCGTTAGCTTCTACGGACTAACCGTAGGCTTCTACGGGCTAACAGTCAG of Poecilia reticulata strain Guanapo unplaced genomic scaffold, Guppy_female_1.0+MT scaffold_1299, whole genome shotgun sequence contains these proteins:
- the LOC103461396 gene encoding phosphomannomutase 2-like; the encoded protein is MLNVSPIGRSCSQEERQEFYELDQREKIREKFVSVLKEEFRGKGLSFSIGGQISFDVFPDGWDKRYCLDIVDKDNYSTIHFFGDKTKPGGNDFEIYSDPRTVGHEVSSPEETQRLCQELFFS